Proteins from a single region of Psychrobacter cryohalolentis K5:
- a CDS encoding 3-hydroxyacyl-CoA dehydrogenase encodes MTVKSLAIIGTGIMGMGIAQIAAQVGIQVLLFDAKAGAAEQGRQSLQAMLEKLAAKGKFTDEQLQSTLKNLIVIEDIAKIAEADVVIEAIIENLEIKQQLFKQLESIVPAETILATNTSSLAVTAIASNCEHPERVAGFHFFNPVPLMKIVEVIPGISTKSSVVETLTSLAKRMGHLGVVAKDTPGFIVNHGGRAYGTEALKILGEGVASFEDIDHILRDGAGFRMGPFELLDLTGIDVSHPVMESIYNQYYFEPRYRPHPLTRQMLTGNKLGRKVGEGFYHYTENKKQDGQKVSADTSEQSLFESLVLKTGSDTSNISVWIGADLAEDRQQLIDHLNANGITIDDNDKPNPDSLVLLAIYGEDTTNAAIRYQVNPNQAVAIDMLTDLSKHRTLMPSIVTQDNFIAQAYALFGKNNKFGKSSDEGSNAAVDATLITESTGFVAQRVVAMVINLGCDIAMQGIASPEDIDNAVKLGLGYPYGPISWGDELGAQRILLILERIYGLTGDPRYRPSPWLQRRATLGISLFTQQTNH; translated from the coding sequence ATGACTGTTAAATCATTGGCCATTATTGGCACCGGTATTATGGGTATGGGTATTGCCCAAATCGCCGCCCAAGTAGGCATTCAAGTGCTGTTATTTGATGCCAAAGCAGGCGCTGCTGAGCAAGGACGCCAATCGCTTCAAGCTATGTTAGAGAAGCTAGCCGCCAAAGGTAAATTCACCGATGAGCAGCTGCAATCTACTTTGAAAAATCTGATCGTGATTGAAGATATAGCCAAAATTGCCGAGGCTGATGTCGTTATTGAAGCAATTATTGAAAATTTAGAAATAAAACAACAGCTTTTTAAACAGTTAGAAAGCATTGTTCCTGCCGAGACGATTTTGGCAACCAATACCTCCTCGCTAGCGGTGACCGCGATTGCTTCTAATTGCGAGCACCCAGAGCGTGTGGCAGGATTTCACTTTTTTAATCCAGTACCCTTAATGAAAATCGTTGAAGTTATTCCGGGTATCTCTACCAAATCTTCAGTGGTTGAGACGCTGACGTCTTTAGCCAAACGCATGGGACATTTAGGGGTGGTGGCAAAAGATACCCCAGGATTTATCGTCAATCATGGCGGTAGAGCTTACGGTACAGAAGCGTTGAAAATATTAGGCGAGGGAGTTGCAAGTTTCGAGGACATCGACCATATTTTACGTGACGGCGCTGGCTTTCGCATGGGGCCATTCGAGCTGCTTGATCTTACGGGTATCGATGTCTCTCATCCAGTTATGGAGTCGATTTATAATCAATATTACTTTGAGCCTCGCTATCGTCCGCATCCCTTGACCCGTCAAATGCTAACGGGTAACAAGCTTGGGCGTAAAGTTGGTGAAGGCTTTTATCACTACACAGAAAATAAAAAACAAGACGGTCAAAAAGTGTCAGCAGATACGTCTGAACAATCATTGTTTGAATCATTAGTTCTTAAAACAGGGTCTGATACCTCAAATATCTCAGTTTGGATTGGCGCAGATTTAGCAGAAGATAGACAACAGCTGATTGATCATCTAAACGCTAATGGTATTACTATCGACGATAATGATAAGCCAAACCCTGATAGTTTAGTATTACTGGCAATCTATGGCGAGGATACAACCAATGCGGCTATCCGCTATCAAGTCAATCCTAACCAAGCAGTCGCTATTGATATGCTGACTGACTTATCTAAGCATCGCACCTTGATGCCAAGTATTGTCACCCAAGATAACTTTATTGCACAAGCTTATGCTTTATTTGGTAAAAATAATAAGTTCGGTAAAAGCTCGGATGAAGGTTCAAATGCTGCTGTTGATGCCACGTTAATTACTGAAAGCACTGGGTTTGTGGCGCAGCGAGTCGTGGCTATGGTGATTAATTTAGGCTGTGATATTGCGATGCAAGGCATTGCGTCTCCTGAAGATATCGATAATGCCGTCAAGCTTGGATTAGGGTATCCATATGGCCCTATTTCATGGGGAGACGAGCTTGGGGCTCAGAGAATCTTACTTATCTTAGAGCGTATTTATGGGTTAACAGGTGATCCGCGTTATCGCCCAAGCCCGTGGTTACAACGCCGCGCCACGCTAGGTATTTCACTATTTACTCAGCAAACTAATCATTAA
- a CDS encoding IclR family transcriptional regulator: protein MTTKNLITEGSANTTHIELLEPIAEMRDKNDRQFVTALARGLELLRCFTPQRPYLGNQDLSQLTGLPKGTITRLTYTLVKLGYLKQSINSSKYQLSAGVLGFGYTMMANISINNLVTPYMEELAEYANSAVAMATRDRLTMVYLNVVQGDGTTTMRRNVGSYLPIHLSSMGRACLASMPQAEQEFILDAIRTKYKEDWIKIRRGLDKAFKDYEDYGYCFSISEWQKDVNAVATALMHPTEGLLTFNCGAPNFVLSRTKLEEDVAPRLLHMKNSIESNLYIS from the coding sequence ATGACAACTAAAAACCTTATTACCGAAGGCTCGGCTAACACAACACATATCGAACTGCTAGAGCCGATTGCAGAGATGCGCGACAAGAATGATCGGCAGTTCGTCACCGCGTTGGCGCGAGGGCTAGAGCTACTTCGTTGTTTTACCCCGCAGCGTCCTTATCTTGGTAATCAAGACTTAAGTCAATTAACAGGACTGCCTAAAGGCACGATTACGCGTCTTACTTATACTTTAGTTAAGCTCGGCTATTTAAAGCAATCAATAAATAGTAGTAAATATCAATTGTCTGCCGGTGTATTGGGTTTTGGCTATACGATGATGGCGAACATCTCTATCAACAATCTAGTAACGCCATACATGGAAGAGTTAGCAGAGTATGCAAATAGTGCGGTTGCCATGGCCACTCGCGATCGACTAACGATGGTATATTTGAATGTGGTGCAAGGTGATGGCACTACGACTATGCGCCGTAATGTCGGCTCATACTTACCTATTCACTTAAGTTCGATGGGCAGAGCCTGTCTAGCAAGTATGCCGCAGGCTGAGCAAGAATTTATCCTTGATGCCATTCGCACTAAGTACAAAGAGGATTGGATAAAGATTAGAAGAGGACTAGATAAAGCTTTTAAAGATTATGAAGATTATGGCTATTGCTTTTCAATTAGCGAATGGCAAAAAGATGTCAATGCGGTTGCCACTGCTTTAATGCACCCTACTGAGGGTTTACTGACTTTTAATTGTGGCGCGCCAAATTTCGTTTTGAGCCGTACAAAACTAGAGGAAGATGTTGCCCCTCGTTTACTGCATATGAAAAATAGTATTGAGAGCAATCTTTACATTAGCTAG
- a CDS encoding acyl-CoA dehydrogenase family protein, translating into MIRDKDVLNQITDTIRQFVNNQLIPMEHWVAENDRLPDDIINQMRELGLFGLTIPEEYGGLGVTMEEEVTLAFELGRTSPAFRSLIGTNNGIGSSGLVIDGTEAQKQKYLPRLASGEIIGSFCLTEPDSGSDAASLKTTAIKDGDTYIINGTKRYITNAPEAGVFTVMARTDPQNKRSGGISAFIVESDTPGITLGKIDKKMGQKGAHTCDVIFDNCIVPADALIGGVEGVGFKTAMKVLDKGRLHIAAASTGAATRMLDDALHYAVERKQFGQPIANFQLIQAMLADSKAEIYAAKSMVLDASRLRDEGKDVVTESSCAKMFATEMCGRVADRAVQIHGGAGYIADYGIERFYRDVRLYRLYEGTTQIQQIIIARNMIKEVSE; encoded by the coding sequence ATGATCAGAGATAAGGACGTTCTTAACCAAATCACCGACACTATCCGCCAATTTGTGAATAACCAATTAATACCGATGGAACACTGGGTAGCAGAAAACGACCGTCTTCCAGACGATATCATCAATCAAATGCGCGAGTTAGGGCTGTTTGGACTGACTATTCCCGAAGAGTATGGCGGGCTTGGCGTTACGATGGAAGAAGAGGTCACACTGGCATTTGAATTAGGACGCACCTCTCCTGCTTTTCGCTCATTGATAGGGACAAATAACGGTATCGGCTCATCTGGACTAGTCATTGATGGTACTGAAGCGCAAAAACAGAAATATCTACCAAGGCTCGCCAGTGGTGAAATCATCGGCTCATTTTGTTTGACCGAGCCGGATTCTGGCTCAGATGCCGCTTCATTAAAGACCACTGCTATCAAGGACGGTGATACCTATATTATCAACGGTACTAAGCGCTATATTACCAACGCCCCTGAAGCCGGCGTATTTACCGTAATGGCACGTACTGACCCACAAAATAAAAGATCGGGTGGCATTTCAGCCTTTATCGTTGAGAGCGATACCCCTGGTATTACTTTGGGTAAAATTGACAAAAAAATGGGACAAAAAGGCGCTCATACCTGTGATGTTATCTTTGATAATTGTATCGTGCCTGCTGATGCTTTGATTGGTGGTGTCGAAGGTGTAGGTTTCAAAACCGCGATGAAAGTACTTGATAAAGGGCGCCTACATATTGCTGCAGCGAGTACCGGAGCCGCTACTCGTATGTTGGATGATGCATTACATTATGCCGTTGAACGTAAGCAGTTTGGGCAACCGATTGCCAACTTCCAACTTATTCAAGCGATGCTCGCTGATTCAAAAGCGGAAATTTATGCGGCTAAATCTATGGTATTAGACGCCTCACGCCTGCGTGATGAAGGTAAAGATGTCGTCACTGAGTCCTCCTGTGCCAAGATGTTTGCTACTGAAATGTGTGGCCGCGTTGCTGATAGAGCTGTGCAAATTCATGGCGGTGCGGGTTATATTGCCGATTATGGCATTGAGCGTTTTTATCGTGATGTGCGCTTATATCGTTTATATGAAGGTACGACTCAGATTCAGCAGATTATCATCGCCCGTAATATGATTAAAGAAGTAAGTGAATAG
- a CDS encoding 3-oxoadipyl-CoA thiolase, which yields MLDAYIYDGLRSPFGRHGGALATVRPDDMIATVMKALVEKHQLPNDIFNEVLIGNTNQAGEDSRNIARNAALLAGLDVKTPGQTVNRLCASGLSTIIDAARSITCHEGDIFLAGGVESMTRAPFVFAKTEQPFSREFKVFDTTIGSRFPNPIIEKQFGSDSMPQTGDNVALKYGITREEADKFAAASQAKYQAAKQAGFFNDEITPIMVSQGKKLPEKAIVEDEHPRASSTVEALQKLKPLNNEGIVTAGNASGINDGAAALIIGSKRAEETLGFKPIAKILSSGAMGVEPNIMGVGPVEAIKLALKRANLTLDDMSIIEINEAFASQVLGCLKGLDIDFDDKRVNPNGGAIAVGHPLGASGARLALSTARELQRTGEKYAVVSLCIGIGQGLAMVIERV from the coding sequence ATGTTAGATGCCTATATTTATGACGGATTAAGAAGCCCTTTTGGTCGCCATGGAGGCGCATTAGCCACCGTTCGTCCTGATGACATGATTGCGACAGTAATGAAAGCTTTGGTTGAAAAGCATCAATTACCTAATGATATCTTTAATGAAGTGCTGATCGGTAATACCAATCAAGCTGGTGAGGACTCACGCAATATCGCCCGCAATGCTGCGTTATTGGCAGGATTAGATGTCAAAACACCCGGTCAAACCGTCAATCGCTTATGCGCTTCAGGACTATCGACCATTATCGATGCCGCTCGTAGTATTACTTGTCATGAAGGGGATATATTTTTAGCAGGGGGCGTTGAGTCCATGACCCGCGCACCTTTTGTCTTTGCTAAGACTGAGCAGCCTTTTAGTCGTGAATTTAAAGTATTTGATACGACTATTGGCAGCCGGTTCCCCAATCCTATCATCGAAAAACAGTTTGGCAGCGATAGCATGCCGCAAACGGGTGATAATGTCGCCCTCAAATACGGTATCACTCGCGAAGAAGCGGATAAATTTGCAGCGGCCTCGCAAGCCAAATACCAAGCGGCAAAACAAGCTGGGTTCTTCAACGATGAAATAACACCAATTATGGTATCGCAAGGTAAAAAGTTACCCGAAAAAGCAATAGTAGAAGATGAGCATCCTCGTGCCAGCTCTACTGTTGAGGCACTACAAAAGCTAAAACCTTTAAATAATGAAGGTATCGTCACAGCAGGCAATGCGTCAGGTATCAATGATGGTGCAGCTGCGTTGATTATTGGGTCAAAGCGAGCAGAGGAAACGTTAGGCTTTAAGCCTATCGCTAAGATTCTTTCGTCCGGTGCTATGGGTGTTGAGCCTAATATTATGGGCGTAGGCCCTGTTGAGGCGATTAAACTGGCATTGAAACGTGCAAATTTGACCCTTGATGATATGTCCATTATTGAGATTAATGAAGCGTTTGCCTCGCAAGTACTCGGCTGCTTGAAAGGTTTAGATATTGACTTTGATGACAAACGCGTCAACCCTAACGGCGGAGCAATTGCCGTCGGTCATCCGCTGGGTGCATCAGGCGCAAGACTTGCGTTAAGTACGGCGCGTGAGCTACAGCGTACGGGCGAAAAATACGCGGTGGTCAGTTTATGCATTGGCATTGGGCAAGGGCTTGCCATGGTGATTGAACGAGTCTAA
- a CDS encoding enoyl-CoA hydratase — translation MEEPIIICETLENGVSVIRLNRPKVRNALNTELREQMAEIFIKLNDDVNTKAIVLTGGDKVFAAGADINDFLTAKTVDVYLRHSERYWDAITNCRKPIIAAVNGYALGGGCELAMHADIIVAGKSAKFGQPEIKIGLMPGAGGTQRLFRVIGKHKAMKLILTGDMISADEADQMGLVSEVVEDEATIKRAIEIAEQLAGYSPIALTQIKEVANLGIDMPLQAALALERKAFQILFDTEDQKEGAKAFLEKRDANYKGQ, via the coding sequence ATGGAAGAGCCAATCATTATTTGTGAAACATTAGAAAATGGCGTTAGTGTGATAAGACTTAATCGTCCTAAAGTTCGCAATGCTTTAAATACTGAACTACGCGAACAAATGGCAGAGATTTTCATCAAATTAAACGATGACGTGAATACCAAAGCTATTGTGCTGACAGGTGGTGATAAGGTGTTCGCGGCCGGTGCTGATATCAATGATTTTTTAACCGCGAAAACAGTCGATGTGTACTTGCGTCATAGCGAACGCTATTGGGATGCCATCACCAATTGTCGTAAGCCGATTATCGCAGCGGTCAATGGCTATGCGCTTGGCGGCGGCTGTGAGCTTGCTATGCATGCCGACATCATCGTCGCTGGCAAGTCTGCTAAGTTTGGCCAACCAGAAATAAAAATAGGGTTGATGCCAGGAGCAGGGGGTACGCAGCGGCTATTTCGAGTAATTGGCAAACATAAAGCCATGAAGCTGATATTAACGGGCGACATGATAAGTGCTGATGAAGCAGATCAAATGGGGCTAGTCTCTGAAGTAGTCGAAGATGAAGCGACTATCAAACGTGCTATCGAGATTGCGGAGCAACTAGCGGGTTACTCGCCTATTGCCTTAACCCAAATCAAAGAAGTTGCTAATTTAGGGATAGATATGCCGCTACAAGCCGCCTTGGCTTTAGAGCGTAAAGCCTTTCAGATTTTGTTTGATACTGAAGACCAAAAAGAAGGGGCAAAAGCCTTCTTAGAAAAGCGTGATGCGAACTATAAAGGTCAGTAG
- a CDS encoding acyl-CoA thioesterase: MKALEKLPEIQETLNKDNNHPMHGFAVIYSQQVEWGDMDSFGHVNNVVYYTYAQNARIHYNSQLNLFNKNTFSVMAASSCQYFKPVVYPDTLWIGVRIKKIGNASLIHEYTYYSTAMNTIVASGESVLVYLDKATGQKKNIDETKKAAISAFERVQ, translated from the coding sequence ATGAAAGCTTTAGAAAAATTACCAGAAATACAAGAGACGCTTAATAAAGATAATAACCATCCTATGCATGGTTTTGCAGTCATTTACTCTCAACAAGTAGAGTGGGGCGATATGGATTCTTTTGGTCATGTCAATAATGTGGTCTATTACACTTATGCCCAAAATGCTCGTATTCACTATAACAGCCAATTAAATCTATTTAATAAAAACACTTTTTCAGTCATGGCAGCATCATCCTGCCAATATTTCAAACCAGTGGTCTACCCCGATACCTTATGGATTGGAGTTCGAATTAAGAAAATTGGCAATGCCAGCTTGATTCATGAATATACCTATTATAGTACCGCTATGAATACTATCGTTGCTAGCGGTGAGTCAGTACTGGTATATCTTGATAAAGCCACTGGACAAAAGAAAAATATCGACGAGACAAAAAAAGCCGCTATTAGCGCTTTTGAAAGGGTTCAATAA
- a CDS encoding fatty acid--CoA ligase: MTTILNQHEDYQQAQEAYGFPLIIKQLLNRAKIASKDQTISYADKVTYTYSEFFKRVNRLANVLKNMGLQAGDVVAVMDWDSHRYLEAYFAVPMSGMILQTVNVRLAEDKVLYTINHSKPKALLLNAEFEPMAKNYRHEAPSIEKIIWLDDAEYDEDTIKAQQTSMPDYVEGEYEAMLAAASDEFDFPDFDENTIATTFYTSGTTGDPKGVFFTHRQIVLQTLSSTLASALSAEGQGARYNDVYMPMTPLFHVHAWCWPYGATMIGLKQVYPGRYVSEVLVDLIEQHKVTLSHGVPTILQMLIKEMATRGRKFNGLKLSVGGSKLNEALAEAAIESGIEFISGFGMSESCPVLARMAFGDQTSTMTTTEQINYRCLSGSPIMLVSMELWDANGKSLPMDGESTGELVVRAPWLTQSYFKNPDAGDELWRGGWMHTQDIACITADGTLKITDRLKDVIKSGGEWVSSLEVENILSFHPCVAEVAVIGVADEKWGERPLALVVLKPDHTDIKAEEILALGHQAVEKGYLPKYGVPSEIKFLREMPKTSVGKLDKKKMRMMYAEKLI, encoded by the coding sequence ATGACTACGATACTTAACCAACATGAGGATTACCAGCAAGCTCAAGAAGCCTATGGTTTTCCTTTGATTATCAAACAGCTACTAAACCGTGCAAAAATCGCCTCTAAAGATCAAACCATTAGTTATGCGGATAAGGTTACTTATACGTATTCTGAATTTTTTAAGCGTGTTAATCGCTTGGCAAACGTACTTAAAAACATGGGTTTGCAAGCAGGTGATGTGGTTGCTGTTATGGATTGGGACAGTCATCGTTACCTTGAAGCGTACTTTGCTGTGCCTATGTCTGGAATGATTTTGCAAACGGTCAATGTACGCTTGGCTGAAGATAAAGTGCTGTATACCATCAATCATTCTAAACCAAAAGCTTTGTTACTTAATGCTGAGTTTGAGCCAATGGCTAAAAACTACCGTCATGAAGCCCCTTCTATTGAGAAAATTATTTGGTTGGATGATGCTGAGTATGATGAAGACACTATAAAAGCTCAGCAAACTAGCATGCCAGATTATGTTGAAGGTGAGTATGAGGCAATGCTAGCCGCTGCCAGTGATGAGTTTGATTTTCCCGATTTTGATGAAAATACCATTGCTACCACATTTTATACCAGTGGTACGACGGGTGACCCAAAAGGGGTTTTCTTTACCCATCGACAGATCGTATTACAGACGCTATCGAGTACGCTTGCCTCTGCACTCAGCGCCGAAGGTCAAGGTGCTCGCTATAATGATGTTTATATGCCAATGACGCCATTGTTCCATGTGCATGCTTGGTGCTGGCCGTATGGGGCAACCATGATAGGGCTAAAACAAGTGTATCCAGGGCGCTATGTATCCGAAGTATTGGTTGACTTGATTGAACAGCATAAGGTAACGCTATCACATGGTGTCCCAACCATTTTACAAATGTTAATCAAAGAAATGGCAACCCGAGGACGCAAGTTTAACGGTCTTAAATTGTCAGTAGGGGGCTCCAAATTAAACGAAGCTCTAGCTGAAGCCGCTATTGAAAGTGGCATAGAGTTCATCTCGGGGTTTGGAATGTCAGAGTCCTGTCCTGTCCTTGCCAGAATGGCATTTGGTGATCAGACAAGTACTATGACAACGACAGAGCAGATCAACTATCGTTGTCTTTCTGGCTCACCAATTATGCTGGTATCGATGGAGCTTTGGGATGCGAACGGCAAATCTTTACCGATGGATGGTGAGTCGACCGGCGAACTCGTCGTTCGAGCGCCTTGGCTGACCCAAAGCTATTTTAAGAATCCAGATGCTGGCGATGAGTTATGGCGTGGTGGCTGGATGCATACCCAAGATATTGCCTGCATTACCGCTGATGGTACTCTAAAAATTACGGATAGACTCAAAGATGTCATCAAGTCAGGTGGCGAGTGGGTATCCTCGCTTGAAGTCGAAAATATTTTATCATTCCATCCTTGCGTTGCTGAAGTGGCCGTTATTGGAGTAGCGGATGAAAAATGGGGCGAACGTCCTCTAGCGTTAGTGGTCCTGAAACCTGATCATACCGATATTAAAGCGGAGGAAATTTTAGCATTGGGTCATCAAGCGGTTGAAAAAGGCTATTTACCAAAGTATGGCGTCCCAAGTGAAATAAAGTTCTTAAGAGAAATGCCGAAGACCAGTGTGGGTAAGCTTGATAAGAAAAAGATGCGGATGATGTACGCAGAAAAATTAATCTAA
- a CDS encoding regulator of chromosome condensation: MRLSTLTQAVALITATLMLTACGDDSDVSTEIIDGTPPLLTTDSNFSSGYSAVAAVFVSGQVQDSGGIKSVTYTLNGRAPQSLTIDKNGYFNDRILLDLGENSIALAATDNAGNIMRSTKNMYLGDTVAAGGSHTAALHDGQLYGWGRNNYGQTGTAYTSTFTDTMGHPELPTLMNNAAKNLVSIKFNQNHSLAIDDKGQVYSWGNDAYGQLGRGQSNRHSCVKSADCRLDISAIAGIDNAVMLAAGYNHNLVLTKDGSVWAFGANAQGQLGNNTAIDSSIPVKVDFSASEGVGHIIQVVASSSSSYALDDKGQVWGWGSDGSANLGRGQACDKANNCINVTNKPLRINVIAHDLADSTAQGVEKEIVTQLAAGKDHVLALTNKDSVYGWGLNASSQIGYNGIGFKNTAKAWASTITAPTKLPWFAGKEVRRVYANGNASYVLLDNVAANNSNTQASDGILYAWGMFGETDGKGKTSYENLDEPTNKLTSLKNIDNMAMGTMHLIAHEKPRNQNNGIPFKNGNLFTWGWSFEGSLGNENTSHTWMYNYPIPVKIPSQL, from the coding sequence ATGCGTTTATCCACTCTGACCCAAGCAGTCGCTTTGATTACCGCTACTTTGATGTTGACTGCTTGCGGCGATGATTCTGATGTCAGTACAGAAATCATTGATGGGACACCGCCACTTTTGACAACGGATAGCAACTTTTCGAGTGGTTATAGCGCAGTTGCGGCCGTATTTGTCTCAGGTCAAGTGCAAGATAGCGGTGGCATAAAGTCTGTGACTTATACATTGAACGGTAGAGCACCTCAATCACTAACTATTGACAAAAATGGTTATTTTAACGATCGCATCTTGTTAGATTTAGGCGAAAACAGCATTGCCTTAGCCGCCACTGACAATGCAGGTAACATCATGCGCTCAACCAAAAATATGTATCTGGGTGATACGGTGGCAGCTGGTGGCTCACATACCGCAGCCCTTCATGATGGGCAGCTCTATGGTTGGGGGCGTAATAACTATGGGCAAACAGGCACCGCATATACCTCGACATTCACTGACACTATGGGACATCCAGAGTTACCGACACTCATGAATAATGCCGCAAAAAACCTAGTATCTATTAAATTTAATCAAAACCACTCACTTGCTATCGACGATAAAGGTCAAGTTTATAGCTGGGGTAATGATGCTTATGGACAATTAGGACGTGGTCAGTCAAATCGTCATTCTTGTGTTAAATCCGCTGATTGTCGTCTTGATATCAGCGCGATTGCCGGTATTGATAATGCGGTTATGTTAGCGGCTGGTTATAATCATAATTTGGTGTTGACCAAAGACGGCAGCGTTTGGGCATTTGGCGCTAATGCTCAAGGGCAGCTCGGTAATAACACCGCTATAGACAGCAGCATACCAGTCAAAGTTGACTTTTCGGCGTCAGAGGGCGTCGGTCATATCATACAAGTCGTAGCCAGTAGCAGTAGCTCATATGCCTTAGATGATAAAGGTCAGGTATGGGGTTGGGGCAGCGACGGGAGCGCCAATCTTGGGCGCGGTCAAGCATGTGATAAAGCCAACAATTGCATCAATGTTACTAATAAACCGTTACGTATCAACGTCATTGCACATGATTTGGCTGATAGTACTGCTCAAGGGGTAGAAAAAGAAATAGTCACTCAGCTTGCTGCTGGTAAAGATCATGTTTTAGCACTGACCAACAAAGACTCTGTCTATGGTTGGGGGCTAAATGCTAGCAGCCAAATAGGCTACAACGGAATTGGCTTTAAAAATACCGCAAAAGCATGGGCAAGCACCATAACTGCGCCAACCAAATTGCCTTGGTTTGCAGGTAAAGAGGTTCGCCGTGTCTACGCCAATGGCAATGCCAGCTATGTATTGTTGGACAATGTTGCAGCAAATAACAGTAACACCCAAGCGTCAGATGGCATCCTTTATGCTTGGGGCATGTTTGGTGAAACAGACGGCAAAGGCAAAACAAGTTATGAAAACTTAGATGAACCAACAAACAAGCTGACCAGCTTAAAAAACATCGATAATATGGCGATGGGTACAATGCATCTGATTGCACATGAAAAACCACGCAATCAAAACAATGGCATACCTTTTAAGAACGGCAATCTGTTTACGTGGGGCTGGAGCTTTGAGGGTTCATTAGGCAATGAAAACACCTCACATACTTGGATGTATAACTACCCTATCCCTGTAAAAATTCCTAGCCAGCTATAA
- a CDS encoding MFS transporter yields the protein MKSAAITSNPSLNSAQKQPWKLAFVFCFLVLLCDGADIGILAFTLSSLKQEFGLTNVQAGALGSWSLFGMAIGGFFGGWACDRFGRVRVIVIATALFSVLSGFSGFAQSYEHFVALRFTACLGLGSLYIATNTLMSEMVPTKHRTTVLAMLMTGFTLGSLVITSLSAWIIPSYGWRTLYLLTFIPIILAVLMYFLVSEPQSWKESRALKLSGAKNSLQKPENPYKAIFENPKHRIMFILWSMSSGLLLFGYFGVSNWLPSYLETELGIKFKEMAIYMAGTYLTMMFAKLVAGIVADKIGRKIVFAFGTMGTALFIPVLVYMHTPENIGWLMITFGFLYGIPYAINATYLTESFPTAIRGTAIGGAFNIGRLGSVIAPVAIGYMAMQNSIGAGLLLMAGAYFLCGLIPTLFIKEQQYDPQKA from the coding sequence GTGAAAAGTGCGGCTATAACTTCGAATCCAAGCTTAAATTCTGCTCAGAAGCAACCTTGGAAACTGGCCTTTGTATTTTGTTTTTTAGTCTTGTTATGTGATGGGGCTGATATCGGTATTCTTGCCTTTACGCTTTCAAGTTTAAAACAAGAATTTGGATTGACTAATGTACAAGCAGGTGCTTTGGGCAGTTGGTCATTATTTGGCATGGCAATCGGTGGGTTCTTTGGCGGCTGGGCCTGTGATCGTTTTGGACGGGTACGGGTTATCGTGATTGCGACCGCACTCTTCTCTGTATTATCAGGTTTTAGTGGGTTTGCGCAGAGCTACGAACATTTTGTAGCATTACGATTCACCGCATGTTTGGGTCTTGGTAGCTTATACATTGCGACCAATACGTTGATGTCTGAGATGGTCCCTACTAAACATCGAACGACGGTACTTGCGATGTTGATGACAGGGTTTACTTTAGGCTCTCTCGTTATTACGAGCCTGTCTGCTTGGATTATTCCTAGCTATGGTTGGCGCACCCTATACCTCTTAACCTTTATACCTATTATTCTTGCAGTATTGATGTATTTTCTAGTGTCTGAGCCGCAGTCTTGGAAAGAGTCACGTGCCCTTAAACTTAGTGGCGCAAAGAACTCACTTCAAAAACCTGAAAACCCTTACAAAGCCATATTTGAGAATCCAAAGCATCGCATCATGTTTATTTTATGGTCTATGAGTTCAGGGCTTTTATTATTTGGTTATTTTGGCGTAAGCAACTGGTTACCGTCTTATCTAGAAACTGAATTAGGTATCAAGTTTAAAGAGATGGCTATCTATATGGCAGGTACTTATCTGACTATGATGTTTGCCAAATTAGTCGCAGGTATCGTGGCTGATAAGATAGGTCGCAAGATAGTATTTGCTTTCGGTACGATGGGTACGGCACTATTTATACCAGTATTGGTCTACATGCATACGCCAGAAAACATCGGTTGGTTAATGATAACCTTTGGCTTCTTATATGGTATTCCTTATGCAATTAACGCCACCTATTTGACCGAAAGCTTTCCAACTGCTATTCGAGGTACTGCTATCGGTGGTGCATTCAATATCGGACGACTGGGCTCAGTCATTGCACCCGTCGCTATTGGTTATATGGCGATGCAAAATTCTATCGGTGCAGGTTTATTGCTGATGGCAGGTGCGTACTTCTTATGTGGTCTTATTCCGACGTTGTTTATTAAAGAACAGCAGTATGACCCACAAAAAGCATAA